The Dyadobacter sp. 676 DNA window TAACGCGTCAGCTGCGTAGCGCGCGCGCGTTGCAGGAAGAAGCAAGTGCCGAACTATCGTCGTCGATCAGCCGGAAGGCCGGCGGCAGCAATATGTTCTACGACAGATAACGACCGGTTGATAAAATTTTTTGAATGGTGTGAGAACGGTATCCGACTGTTCTCGCACCATTTTTTATTGCTATTTTTACAGACTTGCGTATTCTAACTAATTGACCTTTATGAAGCTGGTAAACGATATGACTGTCTGGTTTATGAAGCGGCGCTTCGAACGGATCGAACAGTTTATGAAGTACCCTATTGAAACCCAGCAGCGTATATTTTCGGAATTGATCGAGACCGCCCGCTACACCGAATGGGGCAGCCGCTACAACTACGGACAGATCAAATCGGTAAGGGAATTTCAGGAGCAGGTACCTATTTCGGCTTACGAGCAACTTTACCCCTATATCGAGCGGGTATTGAAAGGCGAACCGAACGTGCTCTGGCCGTCGCAGATCGAATGGTTTTCCAAATCGTCGGGTACGACCAATGCGCGGAGTAAATTTCTGCCCGTTTCGCCCGAGGCACTGGAAGAGTGCCATTACGAAGGTGGCAAGGATATGATGACGTTGCTGATCAATAACCGGCCTGATACCCGTGTTTTCGATGGAAAAGGGCTGTCGATCGGAGGGACTTTGCATGCGAACCCATTTGATGATTACACACAGATCGGCGACGTATCGGCGGTCATTATGCAGAATCTGCCCTCCTGGGCGGAATTTATGCGTACGCCGCCGCTGGAAGTGGCTTTGATGGATCATTGGGAAAGCAAGCTGGATAAAATGGCGTCGATATGCTCACAGGAGAACGTGACGAGCATTCTCGGCGTCCCGACCTGGACGATCGTACTCCTCGACCAGATTCTGGAACGGACCGGTAAGAAGAATATGCTCGAAGTCTGGCCCGATTTCGAGGTATTCGTGCACGGGGCGGTATCATTCGAGCCCTACCGCGATTTGTTCATGACCAAATATTTCCCCTCGGATCAGGTATTATATCTCGAAACATACAGCGCGTCGGAAGGTTTTTTCGCGATACAGGATGATATCAACCGCGTTGGTGAAATGCTGTTGATGCTCGATTACGGCATTTTTTACGAATTCGTGCCGATCGAGGATCTTGGCAAGGAAAATCCCAAAGCATTGTTGCTGAACGAAGTGGAGGTAGGGAAAAACTACGCAATGGTGATTTCGACTAATGCGGGCCTTTGGCGCTATCTGATTGGCGATACCGTGAAATTTACTTCAACCTATCCGTTCCGCGTGAAGGTGAGCGGGCGCACCAAACATTTTATCAATGCATTCGGGGAAGAAGTGATTGTAGAGAATGCCGATCACGCTATTAAGGTAGCGGCACATGAAACCGACGCGCTGGTGGCAAACTACACGGCTGGACCGGTATACATGGGCGACGGCTCAAGGGGCTGTCATGAATGGATCATTGAATTTACCAGAGAGCCCGAGGACCGTGAAGCGTTCGTGCGGGCGCTGGATACCGCATTGCGCGAAGTCAACTCCGACTATGATGCCAAACGTTACAAAGACATGGCCCTCACGCCCCCGCAAGTCCATTTCGCTCCCGCGGGAACGTTCTATGCGTGGCTTGGCAAACAACATAAGCTCGGGGGCCAGAACAAAGTACCGCGTTTGAGCAATACGCGCGAATACCTGGATGATTTGCTTACCAGTTTATGACACTTCGGCAGTCGGCTACCGGCTGTCGGACTTATTTTAAAGCCATAATTTTACCGAAACCGTATTTGATAGCCGGACGCTAATGGCCCGTAGCCGAAAGCTGACAGCCGACAGCCACCTATGATTCCCAAACGATTAAAAATCAAAGGACTATATTCTTATCAAACCGAGCAGGAAATCGATTTCGATCCGTTGACCGACGCTTCGTTGTTCGGGATATTCGGCGCGGTGGGTAGCGGGAAGTCCTCCATTCTGGAAGCGATCACATTTGCATTGTACGGCGATACCGAGCGACTGAATAAATCGGGGGACGACCGGACTTATAACATGATGAACCTCCGGTCGGATGATTTGCTGATTGATTTTGAATGCATTGCAGGAAAAAAGGGCGATCGTTACCGGTTCACGGTGCGCGGAAAGCGGAACAGCAAGAATTTCAAGGACGTAAAAACTTTTGACAGAAAGGGTTATATCTGGCACGAAAACGACTGGGTGCCATTGGCTGAAAACGAATCGACCGAAAGCATCATCGGTCTGAGCTACGACAATTTCCGCCGGACGATCATCATACCGCAGGGGCGTTTCCAGGAATTTATCGAATTGAAGGACGCCGAGCGAACGCGGATGATGAAAGAGCTCTTCCAGCTCGAAAAATATGACCTCAGCCGGAATGTAGGATTGCTGAGCAAGCAAAATGACCTCGCATTATCGAATGTGGACGGCCAGTTGATGGGTCTCGGCGAAGTGACGCAGGATATGCTCGCGGAGGGGGAACAGCGGTTGGAGCAGCTCCGGAAGCAAATTCAGCAAATAGCGGATGAGCTGCTGGTCCAGGCGGAGCTGGAAAGCAATTTTCAGAAGCTCAAACTCGCCGGTGAGAAAATACAGATGCTGCAAAGCAGGCTTGCGGCGCTCGATTCGCAGCGGGCGGCGATGCAGGAACGCGAGGCCTCATTAAAGACTTTTGAGACTTGCTCGCTGCATTTCAAATCCGTTTTCGACCAGAAAAGCAACCTGTTGGCGGCCATCACACGCGACGGGCGCATTTCAGCGACGAATCAGGCCCGGCTGGCGGAACTGGGGACATTGCTCGCGAAGCAACGGGAAACATGGCAAATGCTGAAACCGCGCTACGAAAAGCGCGAAGAGTTACTCGCTACCGCCGAAGAGCTCGAAAAGGTCATGCGGATTATCGAACATTCGCAGGCGGTTAGCAAGAGGAAAGACGCGCTGGTACGCGGCGAACAGCAGTTGAAGGAAAAAGAAAATGCCATTGAAATACTAAAACAGCAAAAACAGGAACTGGAAGTGGCAAACGAGCGGCGCAAGGCCGGGATGGGGGATGTGCTCGAAATGGGGCTCGTGAAATCCTGGTTTACAACGGCGGATAGTCTTGCCGAAAACCGCCAGGCTATTAAAATAGAAGCAGAAACGCTCGCCGCCGAGATCAAGGCTCTGACGGACGGACTGGGACAGCGATTACAAGAGATTACCAACGATTTTGGCATTCAGTTCGGCGAGGGGCATTCATTGGAAACCTTTCAAAAGGGCATTGCCGGATACCTGGAAGCCGGGGATGCAAGCCGGAAAGCGCTGAGCCGCCAGTTACTGCATATGAATACCCGGGTCGCATTGCACCAGTACGCGGGTAATCTTGAAGATGGAGAGCCCTGCCCGCTTTGCGGCTCGCTGCACCATCCCGAAGTCCTGACCGCCGACAGCGCTTTGTCCGCAGAAATAGCGGCGATTGAAAAGCAGTTGAATGCCTTGGATGAGCAGGAAAGGCTGCTAAGACGGTTGCAATCACCGGTTGAACGTGTTTTTAGCCAGATCGAAAATCTTGAAAAACAGAAGTCATCGATCAAACAGCGGTATGCCGATGCGCAGGGCAAATTGAAAACGCATGATGAGGCTTTCATCTGGGCTGCATTCAATAAGTCGGACCGGGAAGGTTTCGAAAGGCGATTTGCCGAAAGCAGCCGGTTGCAGGTTGAAATTAAAGCCGGAGAAGCCGCATTGAAGGCGCTGACCGAGCAGATCGAGGCCGCTGCCAGGGAAAAGACCGAGCAGATCGAAAAGCCGCTCCAAGTGTTGAAGGATGAAATTTTAAGATTGGAA harbors:
- a CDS encoding GH3 auxin-responsive promoter family protein: MKLVNDMTVWFMKRRFERIEQFMKYPIETQQRIFSELIETARYTEWGSRYNYGQIKSVREFQEQVPISAYEQLYPYIERVLKGEPNVLWPSQIEWFSKSSGTTNARSKFLPVSPEALEECHYEGGKDMMTLLINNRPDTRVFDGKGLSIGGTLHANPFDDYTQIGDVSAVIMQNLPSWAEFMRTPPLEVALMDHWESKLDKMASICSQENVTSILGVPTWTIVLLDQILERTGKKNMLEVWPDFEVFVHGAVSFEPYRDLFMTKYFPSDQVLYLETYSASEGFFAIQDDINRVGEMLLMLDYGIFYEFVPIEDLGKENPKALLLNEVEVGKNYAMVISTNAGLWRYLIGDTVKFTSTYPFRVKVSGRTKHFINAFGEEVIVENADHAIKVAAHETDALVANYTAGPVYMGDGSRGCHEWIIEFTREPEDREAFVRALDTALREVNSDYDAKRYKDMALTPPQVHFAPAGTFYAWLGKQHKLGGQNKVPRLSNTREYLDDLLTSL
- a CDS encoding SMC family ATPase, which codes for MIPKRLKIKGLYSYQTEQEIDFDPLTDASLFGIFGAVGSGKSSILEAITFALYGDTERLNKSGDDRTYNMMNLRSDDLLIDFECIAGKKGDRYRFTVRGKRNSKNFKDVKTFDRKGYIWHENDWVPLAENESTESIIGLSYDNFRRTIIIPQGRFQEFIELKDAERTRMMKELFQLEKYDLSRNVGLLSKQNDLALSNVDGQLMGLGEVTQDMLAEGEQRLEQLRKQIQQIADELLVQAELESNFQKLKLAGEKIQMLQSRLAALDSQRAAMQEREASLKTFETCSLHFKSVFDQKSNLLAAITRDGRISATNQARLAELGTLLAKQRETWQMLKPRYEKREELLATAEELEKVMRIIEHSQAVSKRKDALVRGEQQLKEKENAIEILKQQKQELEVANERRKAGMGDVLEMGLVKSWFTTADSLAENRQAIKIEAETLAAEIKALTDGLGQRLQEITNDFGIQFGEGHSLETFQKGIAGYLEAGDASRKALSRQLLHMNTRVALHQYAGNLEDGEPCPLCGSLHHPEVLTADSALSAEIAAIEKQLNALDEQERLLRRLQSPVERVFSQIENLEKQKSSIKQRYADAQGKLKTHDEAFIWAAFNKSDREGFERRFAESSRLQVEIKAGEAALKALTEQIEAAAREKTEQIEKPLQVLKDEILRLENTVETLSGQLSRVDLGDFETVEKNVISEKIAALKADYQQLSAAFAEAEKQVDVLEKDRNTLSGSQTTLLAALDGSRRELAAVQEKIDGQLAAFAFESEAQVKEILQKPIRIETERQAIDEFKLALETTGAELKSLLEDHAGEQYDAARHEEVTALKNALTENLNAQRKEEGNIGGRLKQMAEDLAKKAVLLAEKGRLQLRKEHLDDLAKLFRSSGFVDYASSIYLQNLIQTANHRFHQMTHQQLHLELGEGNSFWVRDLLNGGHLRLLKTLSGGQKFQAALSLALALADHIHVRNESSHNFFFLDEGFGSLDKNALQTVFETLKSLRRENRIVGIISHVEDLQQEIQMYLRITESEEGSRIEPSWK